A region from the Cannabis sativa cultivar Pink pepper isolate KNU-18-1 chromosome 9, ASM2916894v1, whole genome shotgun sequence genome encodes:
- the LOC133031329 gene encoding uncharacterized protein LOC133031329, whose amino-acid sequence MDCRHLFQVRISQEDQDGTTLCPTRDEIRSTLFAMNNHKAFGPDGMSVLFFKHYWESVGDAFCDAVADFFESGMMHRGINSTTVVLIPKIQNQKYLTISGLYLCVMCCTRKKGKEGYFAIKIDLVKAYDRLNWESIDHALDCFGFPQKVHNWVTQCISTTSLNVCLNGGMVGKIIPSCGLRQGDPLSPYLFICDAEVLSRLLEEDLAKGVFKGIKLSRGGPVLTHLFFADDLILLGQATVNEAKGYWNFLEKFCSWSGQQVNKLKTSIFFSKNTTSGMRRSIKEALGWKAKTLSKAGRATLIKSVGFSLPLYAMQTTKLSDRMVKRIDGLVRDFWWGFEKGNQGLHLRAWDKLSLPKSLGGLGFRKTNEMNLAFLAKWDSDSWFWKNVVKAKAILRKGACKLVGHGRDTCIWRDPWIPHLKGFILKPIGEISPNLNCVADLLTDSSSWDTSKLKRLFDKDTVSAILKGGNPLSQDVDRWGWILESNGRFTSKSSYLAQALERASHCEVAHLLWNKLWNSKVLERHKILWWCILSTALPVRAVIGRRFQIEDTRCPLCGRGRNLLNTFFFRVMWRYTFGTPLLWGIYPICGNGIRVWDWIKFLWSLKNKGIREEKIHASLVTPPTPISEEKWNPPPEDWIKLNCDVRVGRASMCTAIVARNHQGKVIRIHMTQLDFSDALCREAAACCSTISLAIDLGFKFIIIESDSRLAINVLNGKESHWALENYASFCLRSTPSFISCNFMNISRHCNYAVHNVAKWTFTHQIFGCIPVSDLQENLLSSSSSAASISANINSIPMLNGTNFKDWKRNLLIVLGCMDLDHALRNEQPAPLTKESSHDDKREFERWDHSNCMSLMIMKHNILEAF is encoded by the exons ATGGACTGCAGACATCTCTTTCAGGTTAGAATTTCTCAGGAGGATCAAGATGGGACCACCCTCTGTCCTACTCGAGATGAAATCAGAAGTACGTTATTTGCCATGAATAACCACAAGGCTTTTGGGCCGGATGGAATGTCAGTTCTCTTTTTCAAGCACTATTGGGAGTCTGTGGGCGATGCCTTCTGTGATGCGGTTGCTGATTTCTTTGAATCTGGCATGATGCATCGAGGTATCAATTCGACAACTGTGGTTCTCATCCCAAAAATTCAAAACCAAAAATACCTAACCATTTCAGGCCTATATCTTTGTGTAATGTGTTGTACAAG GAAAAAAGGCAAGGAGGGATACTTTGCTATAAAGATTGATCTTGTTAAAGCTTATGATAGGCTAAACTGGGAATCCATTGATCATGCTCTTGATTGTTTTGGTTTCCCCCAGAAAGTTCATAATTGGGTCACCCAGTGCATCTCCACCACCTCGCTCAATGTGTGCCTTAATGGAGGGATGGTGGGTAAGATTATACCCTCCTGTGGTCTTAGGCAAGGGGATCCTCTTTCTCCCTACCTCTTTATTTGTGATGCTGAAGTTTTGTCGAGACTCTTGGAAGAGGATCTTGCGAAGGGAGTCTTTAAGGGCATTAAGTTAAGTAGGGGAGGTCCGGTCCTAACACACTTATTCTTTGCTGATGATTTAATCCTGCTAGGTCAGGCCACTGTGAATGAAGCCAAAGGTTATTGGAATTTCCTAGAGAAGTTTTGCTCCTGGTCTGGTCAACAAGTGAACAAGCTCAAAACGTCAATATTCTTTAGCAAAAACACAACCAGTGGAATGAGAAGAAGCATTAAGGAGGCCTTGG GGTGGAAAGCGAAAACACTTTCCAAAGCAGGGCGAGCCACCCTAATTAAATCTGTTGGTTTTTCGCTTCCTCTTTATGCCATGCAAACAACCAAACTTTCTGATCGAATGGTTAAAAGGATAGATGGTCTTGTCAGGGATTTTTGGTGGGGTTTTGAGAAAGGAAACCAGGGATTGCATCTAAGAGCTTGGGATAAACTTTCCCTTCCTAAGTCTTTAGGAGGTCTTGGTTTTCGGAAAACGAATGAAATGAATCTGGCCTTCTTGGCCAAATGGG ATTCTGACTCGTGGTTCTGGAAGAATGTGGTCAAAGCAAAGGCTATTCTGAGGAAAGGGGCTTGTAAGCTTGTGGGTCATGGTAGAGACACCTGCATCTGGAGGGATCCTTGGATTCCTCATTTAAAAGGTTTCATTCTGAAACCAATAGGAGAAATCTCGCCTAACTTGAATTGTGTGGCCGATCTCCTCACAGATTCTAGCTCATGGGACACTTCTAAGCTAAAAAGGTTGTTTGATAAAGACACGGTCTCTGCTATTTTGAAAGGAGGTAATCCTTTGAGCCAGGATGTGGATAGATGGGGTTGGATCCTAGAGTCTAATGGGAGGTTCACGAGTAAATCTTCTTACCTTGCTCAAGCTCTAGAAAGAGCCAGCCATTGTGAGGTGGCCCATTTGCTGTGGAATAAACTATGGAATAGTAAAGTTCTAGAACGGCATAAGATCCTTTGGTGGTGCATCCTCTCTACGGCACTCCCTGTCAGAGCAGTCATTGGCAGAAGATTTCAAATTGAGGATACCAGATGTCCTCTATGTGGTAGGGGGAGGAATCTGTTGAACACCTTTTTCTTTCGTGTGATGTGGCGTTACACATTTGGCACTCCTCTCCTTTGGGGCATATATCCGATTTGTGGCAATGGGATTCGTGTTTGGGACTGGATAAAATTTCTTTGGAGCCTTAAAAACAAGGGTATCCGAGAGGAGAAG ATACATGCTTCTCTGGTGACGCCTCCGACTCCAATTTCGGAGGAAAAATGGAATCCACCCCCTGAGGATTGGATCAAACTGAATTGTGATGTTAGAGTGGGACGGGCAAGCATGTGTACAGCTATTGTTGCTAGGAACCATCAGGGTAAGGTGATCCGGATCCACATGACTCAGTTGGACTTTTCGGATGCTTTGTGCAGAGAAGCAGCAGCTTGTTGTTCAACCATTTCTCTGGCTATTGACTTAGGGTTTAAGTTTATTATAATTGAGAGTGACTCGAGACTAGCTATCAATGTTCTCAATGGGAAGGAGTCCCATTGGGCACTTGAGAACTATGCCTCCTTTTGTTTGAGATCCACTCCTTCTTTTATTAGTTGTAACTTTATGAATATTAGTAGACATTGTAACTATGCGGTccataatgtggctaagtgGACGTTTACCCACCAGATATTTGGTTGTATTCCAGTCTCCGACTTGCAGGAGAATCTGCTTT CTAGTTCATCTTCTGCTGCCTCAATATCTGCTAATATTAATTCTATTCCGATGCTTAATGGAACCAATTTCAAGGATTGGAAAAGGAACTTACTTATAGTTCTGGGATGTATGGATTTAGATCATGCATTAAGGAATGAACAACCTGCACCTCTCACTAAGGAAAGTTCCCATGATGATAAAAGGGAATTTGAGAGGTGGGATCATTCAAATTGCATGAgtctaatgattatgaaacacaACATTCTAGAAGCCTTTTAG